In one window of Lynx canadensis isolate LIC74 chromosome A3, mLynCan4.pri.v2, whole genome shotgun sequence DNA:
- the SSTR4 gene encoding somatostatin receptor type 4: MSAPPTLPPEGEEELQTAWSPAVNASCAPAEEEAAAGTGDAGAPGMVAIQCIYALVCLVGLVGNALVIFVILRYAKMKTATNIYLLNLAIADELFMMSVPFVASSAALHHWPFGSVLCRAVLSVDGLNMFTSVFCLTVLSVDRYVAVVHPLRAATYRRPSVAKLINLGVWLASLLVTLPIAIFADTKPARGGQAVACNLHWPHPAWSAVFVIYTFLLGFLLPVLAIGLCYLLIVGKMRAVALRAGWQQRRRSEKKITRLVLMVVAVFVLCWMPFYVVQLLNLFVTSLDATVNHVSLILSYANSCANPILYGFLSDNFRRSFQRVLCLRCCLLDVAGGAEEEPLDYYATAVKSRGGAGWICPPLPCQQEPLRPEPSRKPVPLTRTTTF, encoded by the coding sequence ATGAGCGCCCCCCCGACGCTGCCCCCAGAGGGCGAGGAAGAGCTCCAGACAGCCTGGTCCCCTGCGGTCAACGCCAGCTGCGCCCCTGCTGAGGAGGAGGCAGCGGCGGGGACCGGGGACGCAGGGGCACCGGGCATGGTCGCCATCCAGTGCATCTACGCGCTGGTGTGCTTGGTGGGCCTGGTGGGCAACGCCCTGGTCATCTTCGTGATCCTCCGCTACGCCAAGATGAAGACGGCCACCAACATCTACCTGCTCAACCTGGCCATCGCGGACGAGCTCTTTATGATGAGCGTGCCCTTCGTGGCCTCGTCGGCCGCCCTGCACCACTGGCCCTTCGGGTCTGTGCTGTGCCGCGCGGTGCTCAGTGTGGACGGCCTCAACATGTTCACCAGCGTCTTCTGTCTGACGGTGCTCAGCGTGGACCGCTACGTCGCCGTGGTGCACCCTCTGCGCGCCGCCACCTACCGGAGGCCCAGCGTGGCCAAGCTCATCAACTTGGGCGTGTGGCTGGCATCCTTGCTGGTCACCCTGCCCATCGCCATCTTCGCTGACACCAAACCGGCTCGGGGCGGCCAAGCCGTGGCCTGCAACCTGCATTGGCCTCACCCGGCCTGGTCGGCGGTCTTTGTGATCTATACTTTCCTGCTGGGCTTCCTGCTGCCCGTTCTAGCCATCGGCCTGTGCTACCTGCTCATCGTGGGCAAGATGCGGGCGGTGGCACTGCGGGCCGGCTGGCAGCAGCGCAGGCGCTCAGAAAAGAAGATCACGCGGCTGGTGCTGATGGTGGTAGCAGTCTTTGTGCTCTGCTGGATGCCTTTCTATGTGGTGCAGCTGCTAAACCTGTTTGTGACCAGCCTTGATGCCACAGTCAACCATGTGTCCCTCATCCTCAGCTACGCCAACAGCTGTGCCAACCCTATCCTCTATGGCTTCCTCTCAGACAACTTCCGCCGTTCCTTCCAGCGGGTTCTCTGCCTGCGCTGCTGCCTCTTGGATGTCGCAGGTGGTGCTGAGGAAGAGCCCCTGGACTACTATGCCACTGCTGTCAAGAGTAGAGGTGGGGCAGGATGGATATGCCCCCCACTCCCCTGTCAGCAGGAGCCCTTACGACCAGAACCCAGCCGCAAGCCAGTCCCTCTCACCAGGACCACCACCTTCTGA
- the THBD gene encoding thrombomodulin, translating into MSEAASAGLRAAAGRVWAGTNASGCRQQRPAPLSPNPTWAPSRRLRSPRRLHKACRDSMLRVLLLGVLAPAGLGLSAPPGPQPRGSQCVEHDCFALFPGPATFPAASQACEQLGGHLMTVRSSVAADVISLLLSGDSGDSPRLWIGLQLQHGCDDPEQLGPLRGFQWVTGDNRTSYSRWARLHVDRAPLCGPLCVAVSEAGALASGEPAWEEQQCDAEADGFFCEFHFAASCRPLLVDSGAVAAAGVAITYSTPFRALGADFQALPVGSSAAVEPFGVELECVAPRGEAEARWGREAPGAWECSVENGGCEHTCNRSAGMSHCLCPADAALQADGRSCAAAPEEQSCYELCEHFCIPSPDVPGSYSCMCETGYQLAADQHRCEDVDDCIQMPSPCPQLCVNTQGAFTCHCYPGYDMVDGECVEPVDPCFGSNCEYQCQSVGQNDYRCICAEGFVPSPQAPHRCQMFCNQTTCPADCDPNNPDSCQCPDGYILDDGYICTDIDECENGDCPDACRNLPGTYECICGPDSPFAGQVATDCDPKMNGDNDSDSDSDSGSGEPPVSPTPSTTSIPSPVGPLHSGVLIGISIASLSLVVALLALLCHLRKKQGTTRAELEYKCGSPAKEVVLQQVRTERMPQKL; encoded by the coding sequence ATGTCAGAGGCTGCCTCTGCAGGGCTGCGCGCCGCGGCTGGACGCGTCTGGGCTGGGACCAACGCAAGCGGCTGTCGCCAGCAGCGCCCTGCGCCTCTCAGCCCAAATCCGACTTGGGCCCCGTCGCGGCGCTTGCGCTCTCCCCGGCGCCTGCACAAGGCGTGCCGGGACAGCATGCTTCGGGTCCTGCTCCTCGGTGTTCTGGCCCCCGCTGGCCTGGGGCTCTCCGCACCTCCAGGGCCGCAGCCACGCGGCAGCCAGTGCGTGGAGCACGACTGCTTCGCGCTCTTCCCCGGCCCCGCGACCTTCCCCGCCGCCAGCCAGGCCTGCGAGCAGCTGGGGGGCCACCTGATGACCGTGCGTTCCTCAGTGGCGGCTGATGTCATTTCCCTGCTACTGAGCGGCGACAGCGGCGACAGCCCGCGCCTCTGGATCGGCTTGCAGCTCCAGCACGGCTGCGACGACCCCGAGCAACTCGGGCCCTTGCGCGGCTTCCAGTGGGTTACGGGAGACAACCGCACCAGCTACAGCAGGTGGGCGCGGCTCCACGTCGACAGGGCGCCTCTCTGCGGTCCCCTGTGCGTCGCAGTCTCGGAGGCCGGGGCCCTAGCATCCGGCGAGCCGGCCTGGGAGGAGCAGCAGTGCGACGCGGAGGCCGACGGTTTCTTCTGCGAGTTCCACTTCGCAGCCTCCTGCAGGCCCCTGCTCGTGGACTCTGGCGCGGTGGCGGCCGCCGGTGTAGCGATCACCTATAGCACCCCGTTCCGGGCCCTTGGCGCTGACTTCCAGGCGCTGCCGGTGGGTAGCTCCGCCGCTGTAGAGCCCTTCGGAGTGGAGCTGGAGTGCGTGGCGCCGCGGGGAGAGGCCGAGGCGCGCTGGGGCCGGGAAGCGCCTGGCGCCTGGGAATGCAGCGTGGAGAACGGCGGCTGCGAGCACACTTGCAACCGGAGCGCCGGGATGTCGCACTGCCTCTGCCCAGCTGACGCCGCCCTGCAGGCGGACGGGCGCTCCTGCGCCGCCGCGCCTGAGGAGCAGTCCTGCTACGAACTCTGCGAGCATTTCTGCATTCCCAGCCCGGACGTGCCTGGTTCCTACTCGTGCATGTGTGAGACCGGCTACCAGCTGGCTGCAGACCAGCACCGGTGCGAGGACGTGGACGACTGTATCCAGATGCCCAGTCCCTGCCCGCAGCTCTGTGTTAATACGCAGGGCGCCTTCACTTGCCACTGCTACCCGGGGTACGACATGGTGGACGGCGAATGCGTGGAGCCCGTGGACCCATGCTTCGGGAGTAACTGCGAGTACCAGTGCCAGTCCGTGGGTCAAAATGACTATCGCTGCATCTGCGCCGAGGGCTTCGTACCTAGCCCTCAGGCCCCGCACAGGTGCCAGATGTTCTGCAACCAGACTACATGCCCAGCTGACTGCGACCCCAACAACCCGGATTCCTGCCAGTGCCCTGATGGCTACATCCTGGACGATGGCTACATTTGCACGGACATCGATGAGTGTGAGAATGGAGACTGCCCCGATGCGTGCCGCAACCTCCCTGGCACGTACGAGTGCATCTGCGGGCCTGACTCGCCCTTTGCCGGCCAGGTTGCCACTGACTGTGACCCCAAGATGAACGGTGACAAtgacagtgacagtgacagtgacagtGGCTCTGGGGAGCCCCCGGTCAGCCCGACTCCTAGCACCACCTCCATCCCCTCGCCGGTAGGGCCCCTGCATTCTGGAGTGCTCATCGGCATCTCCATCGCCAGCCTATCTCTGGTTGTAGCTCTTTTGGCGCTCTTGTGCCACCTGCGCAAGAAGCAAGGCACCACTCGGGCAGAGCTGGAGTACAAGTGTGGGTCCCCAGCCAAGGAGGTGGTGCTGCAGCAAGTGCGAACCGAGCGGATGCCTCAGAAGCTCTGA